Proteins encoded together in one bacterium window:
- the rpsH gene encoding 30S ribosomal protein S8 → MSMTDPVADMLTRIRNANHSGHEKVDIPASKLKTEIATVLKKEKFIKSYKFVEDHKQGIIRIYLKYGPKKERVLTDLKRISKPGRRIYVDKDNLPKVLAGTGIAIISTSKGVMTDNACKKLGLGGEILCYVW, encoded by the coding sequence ATGAGTATGACAGACCCTGTTGCCGATATGTTAACCAGAATTCGTAATGCTAATCATTCTGGTCATGAAAAAGTTGATATTCCGGCATCAAAATTAAAAACTGAAATTGCTACTGTTCTCAAAAAGGAAAAATTCATTAAATCTTATAAATTTGTTGAAGACCATAAACAAGGCATTATTAGAATTTACTTAAAATATGGTCCCAAAAAAGAAAGAGTTTTAACTGATTTGAAAAGAATCAGTAAACCAGGACGACGAATCTATGTGGATAAAGACAATCTTCCAAAAGTATTAGCTGGCACAGGAATCGCTATTATCTCCACATCAAAAGGAGTGATGACGGATAATGCGTGTAAAAAACTCGGGCTCGGCGGAGAAATCCTTTGCTATGTGTGGTAA
- a CDS encoding type Z 30S ribosomal protein S14: MARKAMIEKSKRIPKFKVRVHNRCLICGRPRGYLRKFGMCRICLRTLGREGKIPGLIKSSW; the protein is encoded by the coding sequence ATGGCCAGAAAGGCAATGATTGAAAAATCAAAAAGAATTCCTAAATTTAAAGTGCGAGTCCACAATAGATGTCTAATATGTGGTAGGCCAAGAGGATATTTACGCAAATTTGGTATGTGCCGCATTTGCCTCAGAACATTAGGCAGAGAAGGTAAAATACCAGGTCTCATTAAATCCAGCTGGTAA